In the Pelmatolapia mariae isolate MD_Pm_ZW linkage group LG10_11, Pm_UMD_F_2, whole genome shotgun sequence genome, tagaagggaagacgaggccggtgtccctctacAAAGatcttcacccctttgttagtcCCAGCCAGCTTTATAGAGGGACCCTATCATAAATCCCCCACagtgtgctgcaaactctgtgtctgtgtctatgtgcacgagcacgtgagtgcctgtgtgcgCGCGTACCCacgtgtctatgtgagtgctcGTGAGTGACTGTGTGCGcatacctgtgtgtatgtgtgtgcacgtgagtgagtgtgcatgtagatgtgtgagtgtaacagtttaagcactgtgtgtgtgtgtgtgtgtgtgtctctgtgtactAACCCGGTCATAAAAGTCCATCTCCcttccagaccacagttatcaAGTTACAAACTTTGAGACCCCCACACAGGTATGCCCTGAGGAATTTCCACTTAACATTAACTCCTTTCTGTCTTAGCttcacagttcaaactgggggagggtctcctaagttcatgacacagtcaggcctttatttatatccagggcagtgtcagtgtctctacaataattctacattctatcttaacacatttctaaactctaaaacaaactaaacattcctacatgtctaaactctaaaataagctaaacatttctacacatgtttaatgttttgtattttcttctatttaatctcaaaaagctcctaaaacagtcagtgatcactgttgacctccctcggcttttattaccgctaatcatttatttaagctcagtttttaaaaccttaggatgtaactacagcccagcacatgcagcagtatattaatgactaacctcgtattgtggatggattatctcacttgttctcctggctgaagtttagtccttacagcatcctgccatgcgattacatttgttcctgaccaccgagaacactcacgttaacttttatcgagtggaaaaaaagttagcttgtttatattatgctaacatagctgtgtcgctagcggtcacgtagcacatcattatataccagctagccaaacttcagtaaccctacaaacgtcactgctgtttagttttctgtcttcatttatgttggaagtgatagcagagctgtacgtttgaatttgtttccaaaaccccgcagtcaggacatgctatattgtatttagatagaagctagcgagctaacttcctgctgaCTTCTAACgccgttaaatgtcataaatgccattttcatggatgcctcaactcaattgttacacctggtagagcagaacactgatcattttattaaagactttagacagtttttcaactctcagtaatgccacagtgatcgtttGCTATAtagacctgcagcggagtttaggCCCAGACACGGCCAGTGACGTCAGACTGAACAACCggatagggctttggagttgacgtcacgccgcagtgcattgtgggatcgcggcgccatgtcagTAGGCTAGAAAGCAAAACAAGCACACAATGTTGGAGTGTTGGAATCgggactgccagaaccatgctcaaaatcagcgcaaaagacaaagggctgtatcgcgaccgattgcgcccagacgccaagtgacggtactttgaaaaaattgcgtgcatcggtaatgtggacccgtatgaaataaggaagtggagtggaaaccTACCGCCTTTGTCCTGCGATCTTCgcataccttgtctgtggaaTCAGCTCATACACAGCAAACCAGTTTAAGAATTATAAATCCCTGGAGGCCCACATCCAATTCACGAACGGCTGGGTGCAAGATTTGTCCATCTTTAAGCCTCCACGCTGCGAGTACGTTGTCGTTAAGACAAAGGTAAGTCGGTTTGAACTTGATAACTTTCTAAACAACTTCCTTGTTACAGTTTTTGATTTGCACGCACAGCCAACCCATCTATATTAGCCTTGGTTCATTACAGACCTTTTAATAAAagtggtttttgtgtgtttcaggtactgcactcacaacgactgaatgaaactgcattacagccatgggtcattgtgagcaccaatgggagggttgaggctgcTCACTGCACATGCATGGCTGGAGTTGCAgagacctgcacccatgtcgctgctctttTGTTTAAAGTCGAGGCTACAGTGCGTATCAGAGTCACCAGAACTGTAACAGACGAGCCAGCATATTGGGTATTGCCCGgaaatatgaccaagatacagcccgaggttgcacataacattgacttctcctcagcagctgccCAAAAACATGGTCTTgatgaaaacataaacacaccctCCTTTTGCCTTTGAGAGGCAAAAGGAGGCGATCGCAAAAACGGCAGATTCCTGCAACGCTGGAGGATTTGTCACCATTACTGGATACACTACTGTCAGGTACAAATACAAATCTTTGTTACCAGCGCCAACCACTGTGACCTCGTTGTGTGGACACAGAGAGACCTTGCTGTGATACGCATCTTCCCTGAAGTGGATTTCTGGGAACCGCGCTTAAAGCAAGCACAAGACTTCTTTCTTAAAATGTGCCTTCCTGAACTTGTTGGGAAATACTTCTCCAAACAATGTGCTGCTCTAAATAGCctgtaatgtttcattttgtggttcaagattgatgccagctgtgtgttgccatgtaaatagtttgcatttcatttttatgtacttgctaagtacatgtgaacagatcaagaataaaaaacaaacaaacaaatatactattcttttctgttttattgaaactaCTTCACacaaagtacaattatttacaatgaactacacatgcaacacaaCAGCTTTATGAATGCTCAACtagagcaagtttcatttggcgctggtttgacaaccacactggggcacatattcaccaaaacacagcaaaccttaatcttatcaagcagtgttgtgtttatttctgcccACATTTGCAACTGGTACCTCAACCTCGACTTGTCCAACACAACTGCTGTCCACTGCCTCCATGACATTGTGATTTTGTTGTTCGTCTTCTGTCAGATCTTCATCGATCACTTCTGCACGCAGCACACCTTCAGACTCTGCAGCTGCATAACAAAAGCCTGTAAGATAAAATTAGTGCATACACATAAGGTAAATGTACACCAATATTCCAATGACAGGTGTGTGATTCATCTGGAAGTTATGTGCAGATTAGTGTACAATGATAGcaatttagtatgtttttagaGGCCCATGTGCAGTgttggtgcccagtctggatttgttacattcatttcatatgctggtttgcctgcaataatgctaaATCATAAGCTACTCAGTcgacatgacgtggttctgcagcatcacacattagcatgttttatctcattatctatgacctcagcgcattgaaaataacactaaaagccttTTAAGAGTGATATGTATtaatttagaactcaccggaaagaaaatgcggagagcaaaccaacaaaaagctgGGGATTGCAGAGCactcgatatccgctcgtctCACCGCTGCAatgcaagcctgacgtctttgtttagtaatatcggataaaTGGGATCCCTCACGTTGCCTCCAGGATGGAAaatgatgaaaagagagcccattatccagcttcttgccttcacgatcgtgtgatctaacgttgtaactgacaacacaacacatACGAAGCATAGCTGAAGCTGTATCCTGTGtctggcctactgtcatggcgaaagggggcgtggcccacctcccgtgacatcacgctccaaagccctatagctgacgcttccgtgtgctttccttggcctactgtcatggcgggagggggcgtgaccccgctcccgtgacatcacgctccaaagccctatagacAATAacaccaaataaaaaaaaaaacgaaaaaaaagaatgttacTGTTACGTTATGTTATGACATCATCATGTTGATCAAAGGCATTTCATATGCCTTTGATCTGTGAATCCTTAAATAGGGGTAAGAATCCCATACTTTCACGCACTACTTGAAACACTCAAGATTGCAGCATTCAAAGGTACGCctgagaaacattttaaaacagttgAAACTTTAACACAGTCACTTCAGCAACACTCCAACATGTCGCAGAGTAAACACGCTGGCTTTACTACAATGGACCACCAAAATCCAGAGCCAAATTCGGAAGAAACTCATTTCCAGCTTCCACTCAAGAGGAAGCCAGGCCCGGATTATGTTGCACAGAATTGCAGAAGTGCCGACAGCTGCTTTCCACCAAGGAAAAACAGACGAATCTGTGAAGAAAAAACTGTGTTGAAAAGACAATACAGTCAGACTTCAAAAGGCAGCAAAAACAAGTCTGAGAGCTACTcttcagagagaaagagaaagaggatgagaagtgacactgagaaaaaagaaacagcagtgaCTCCGAGCATCCAAAAAAGTTGTTCGCCAAGTACTATCCATCTCCCAGGTCAGGAAACAAACGATACGGCCTTGAGTGGTACCAGAACCTCTGAGAACACAccgaaaaagaaagaaaaaaaagtgaaaaagaaaagaaaaaacgtgTGGCTCATTGGGTCCATCGACATCAGACGAGCCGAGGGTGAAGCAAAAAAGATTTTCGGAAAAAATTTTGGACTTAATGCCAAAGTCCAGTGGTTTGGCGAAGGAGGAATGCGCTGGTCGGGAGTCCTTCCTCGTTTTTATAAGGAGCTATCCACACAGAGCCCACCTGACATACTGGTAATCCATGCTGGGGGCAATGATTTGGGACTCTTTTCTGCTGATGAACTTTCTTCTGTCATTGAGAAGGAATTGAATCAACTGCACACAGAGTTCCCCTCAATGACAATTGCATATTCATGCATCAACGAGCGTCAAGTGTGGAAACATGGAAATCCAGGCGAAATCAATGAGGACAGGAAAATTGTGAATGCCAGCATTAGAAAGGCTGTCGACCGCTTTGATGGAGTGGTTATTGAGAATCCGCCCTTCAAGCTTTTCAACAACTCCAACTCCTTCGGAGTTCATTTTTACACGAAAGCAAATGAAGTGTTTCTGACAAGCATCCACAAGGCCATCAAGAAAAGTCTTAAGTTACGTCACTGAAAACTGACTTGAGACATTTCTTTCACAGTCCAGAAAACCATACGTTGTTCATTTTAGGCAATGTGAACAACATACAGCTAAGAtgtgctctcatttttcttttcctctgcctctcaccccccaaccagtcatgacagatggctgcccctttctcagcctggttctgtcaaaGGTTTCTCCCTTTTtataagggagtttttcctttccaccgTCGCCCAGTGCTTGCTATTAAAGGGGATCATTTGAATGTTGGGGTTGATAGTTTAGAATCTAAACTAAACTAATAAACATCAAACTTCAGGTGAGGGGGTTCACATAGTAGGGAGCACTACaagaattacaaataaaaacatgtaattGGCAGctaatcaaaataaagaaaacaataaaaaaaaaaacatctcttactgctctgtttatttctttaaatgaaCACTTGTACTTTTTGTCATAGAAGAATAAGAATATTAATATGAATATGAACACCAAGGCGTttccaggccagccaagagatataatctctccagcctGACTTGGGTCTGCCCCGGGCCAAATGCCTGGTGGCACCCTTGCCTCCATGGGCACCTTAACTCATCACTTTTGGCGCAGAGAATGTATTTTATGAACTAATATTAGTAGGCTGAAGCCTTTTACTTCTACTTACTTCCACTTTTACTATATAttaatatgctttttttttaaggatcaAGACGTGGGTTTGTTTTTCCAGCTCCATTAACAGTTGTTTTTTCAGAGATCAGATGTCCTCACATCTTCAGCAGTAACGTTAATCCATATTGCACAGATAGAGAAAATCAGCAAAATtattagttttacttttgatatTTTGCCAGTAAAACAGTTTTATGTCTCCTGAggtcttttcattgttttattgctttgctgaagtaaaagaaaaaaaatccctgccATCCTCATTGTTAGCTAATCATAAATCCATCACTGGATCACACCCAATTGCTATCACAATAATCATGTTTAAGGTTGTGAGCTGGTGTCTGATTTGTGTTTTCGTTAAATAAAagacatcatctgcataaatgaatgcagaaaatcttcatcagaaaacagaaaattaagTGTCCGATGCTAAAATACCACATATgttcaaaaattaaaaactgaggATTATTTACGGTATCATATTTTTTATCAGATATGTTCTTATTAGTTTGCGTAAGAATAATTAAACTGCATAGTGACAACCAAAAAAACTGGTTCACTCACACCTTAGATCGATGTTGGACAACATGCCTTCCTCTAATTTTAAGCCAGTCTTTGCATTTTTTCCAGGTAACTCCCACAGGCatgacatgatgattaaatcTAGGGTGTGTAatctaaataaacatttaattaGTAGCTTTAAATAGCAGTCATCATACCCTGCAGAATTAGAGACAGAGCAGCCGGGCTATGTAAAAAGTGTGAGGGGGCGTGTTCACGGTCACGTCCAGTGGGTGTGTGGGCAGAGACGCTCCGCCACGAGTTACTACTgagcagactctggctccaaaagtgGAACATGGCAGCTCccacaagcgggatattttggcttcatttttgcacaatgggaggaAGTGCTGTCACGTCGTTCATCATTTATACAGTAATTGGTTAGGACCGATCAGCCAAACAGCAATCTTCTCCTTAAGAAATGtcaaaaaatatacaaaacaatatatataactTCATAAGTCAACAAAAATTAAATCCAGAAATGTCGCTTTTTAGATTCATGATTCTTTTGGTTGCATCATAAAGATGTTTCAAGTTCAAGTTTATACACTTAACCTTAAGTTGGTGTCTTTCATGTCTGTTTAACAAAATACCCCATTCAGAAATCTCTCTTCTATATGATGCTTCACAAGTTCAGATTTGCCATTTTTTTACAGTGTCTGtctatgtatatgtgtgtgtatatatgtgtgtgtaaatgtttatgcgtgtgtgtgtgtgtgtgtggggggggggggggggttagggtTTGATATACATTCTACTGTAAGGttgtaaatgtattttcttcaccctaaaatatcttttgaaatgtattttggtcTGAAACTAATAAAGATCACACTAAAGTGATGGTTCATCATAGAAAGGAAGGCCTTCTCTGAATGAGACAAACTCAGAATctgtgtctttcttttcttgtttagaGACTTCAGGAACTTAATTTTTTCCatatatgatgatgatgatgaatgaaTTATGATCACATGCAAAAGATACCGTTTGTATGTTTAATAACATGAAATATTATTTCACATAACTTCTTACTTGTATAAGTGTTTAAAGTCAGTGACAGGTACTCAGAGATAAGGGTGCTCTCTGCTGCCCTCTAGACCCAACAGACTgtcaaaacactttatttgtatCTAATTagggttcaaggttcaaggttctttatttgtcacatgcatagttatacaagtataacacacagtgaaatgtatcctgacacgctcctcaacatgtgcaaaaaaagggggggggggggggggtagaggaataacattataaatatatatatatatagtatatacattgggtgaatgtgcagtagtagcagcaagcaggtgaattctgtacattaatatgaatagacatctgactattttacagaatggacaatataaacatatttaaagttaaaggaattgagtgtctggaggagagtctcagtcaattatagatgatgtgagagggcgggtgtgtgtgtgtgtgtgtgtggggggggggggggggggggggggttggtttagggcccggatggcttgaggatagaagctcctcttgagtctctctgtccttgcccggatgatgcggaaccttctaccagattgagtagttggaacagtttgttgccaggatgggacgggtccttcagtatctgcgttgctctagtccggcatctcctggtgtaggtgtcctgaagcggggggagagcaatcctgcagcagcgttcactctctggagagctttttggtccttcacacaactgtttccaaaccacgatgttatgttctgtgtgaggatgctctccacagcgcctgtatagaagatcctgaggatctttggagggaccctgaacttcctcagttgtcgtaggtgatacaggcgctgcctagcctttttggtctggacctgaatgtgggcagcccatgtcaggtctgaggagatgtggacgccaagatacttaaaggactgcaccctctctactggagctccattaatgataatgggcttgtagtctctgtgctgactccttctgaagtccaccaccagctccttggtcttgccgacgttcagctggaggtggttgtcctggcaccatgatgccagattcttcacttcgtctATGTAGGCTGCCTCATCGCTGTTGaagatggcacccaacaccactgtgtcgtcagcaaacttcacaatggtgttggagccgtgggtggccatTATCATGCAGTTATAAGCATGGTAATTGTAtaaattgtgtgtaaaagtaTAACTCTTTAAATACACTTACAAGGGAAATTGCAATGTTTTCTGTTACTGTCTGATATGAATTGAATCTATGTACTATGTAGAGTACAGATCAGAGTAACATGCAGTACTGTAAGTGAAAGGCACTCTTGAGTTAAGAACACAGTATGGTATTTATTCCTCCCTCAGCTCCTTCCTCTCAGCTTGGCACCTATTCAGACACTCTTTGCACAGGAAGCTTTCTTTGACTAGGTAAAAGCTCTCTGAAATACTGACTGGTTTCTCAGTGGGTATCTTCTCAGCAATAATTGGATTCCTGTCCATCTTGATACtctccagctttttcagcttcaAGAGGCAGCCGGGGAGGCGGGTGAATCTGTTATCAGAAAGGCCAATGTGGCGGAGCTCCTCCAGTGCACCAATGGAGGCAGGAAGAGCTTCCAGCTGCTTGAGACCCAGGTTCAGTGTTTGGAGTTTATTCAGGAGGCCGAGCTCGCTTGGGAGGCTTGTGAGACGGTTGTTGCACAGGTTTAAAACCTTAAGGTTCTGCAGGTAGCCGATAGCCACGGGGAGCTCCTCCAGCTAGAAACaataacacattttttaacagatggTGATTTTGGTGCATTAAACATGGACATAGTTACGAACCATGGTACAATTTTGAAATGGGCAAACTACAGCTGCCAAAAGGCTAGTGACAGTTAGCGGGTCTCTAAGGTGTCCCCGTATGTTTGTGATTATTTAATGATTGGCTTTTGATGATTAGTACTTTAATCTAGAgatcttattttttaattaattttacattttaacactattttaaataattatttaaaataagtaaacaccaaataaataaaccatTTATTTACCTACTTTTAAAGAGTAGTTGTAAACATCATTCATTATCTGTCATACTCACATAATTGCTGTGCAAATCCAAAACAGTCATTTTGATGAACTGAGCAATAAAATCTGGAATTTTTCTAATCATATTTCTGCTCAGGTCCACTTCATCCATGTGAAAGAGCTTCTGGACGCACTTTGGAACAGCTGTAACCCCCTTGAAACTGAGATCCAGTCGGCGTTTCCCATCCAATGTCAGCTCCACGCAGTTCTGGGCCATTTTCAAGGTGATCTTCTTACTTTTAGTCTCTCTTTTGGCTTTCGTTCTCTTGGCCATGCTGCTGCCGGGACACACAGTGATGGAGTCTGTAGTTAACCTTTTCCACTAATGCGCTGTGGCGACAGAGTTGACCGTGGAGCCAGCCTGTGAGATCACGTTACCCAGGCAGCGGTAACTGTAAAGTCAAGCTTTACCTTTCCTGTTAGATAAAATGTGAGTAACAGTATCATTTGCTTTGTTCCACGACAACACTGCTAACATGACAACAGAAATCAGAATAAGACTTGCAGTGAGTTTAAACTTATGAACCAGCATTAATGCCTCCTCACACCCAGTTCAAAACAGCAgggaagagaaagacagaagatACTTGACTATCTCTTTCCTCAGCCTAAGAACATTGCCACACGTCCAAATGTCACTGCAAAGAGCTGTAAACAGATAAGCGGTCagactgctgctgtttgacagGTAAAAGATCACCATGCTGCATCATGGCTGTCTGTCAGCTGGGACTCACTTGGGTGTGGCATTTGTGACAAATGTGGCATTTGTTGTAATTTGTTCCCAGGCGACTCCTGTTTGGTCTGGTAGCTTTGGTTATAGCTATAGCTTTATAGCTATGAGCAGCCACCAG is a window encoding:
- the LOC134635343 gene encoding leucine-rich repeat-containing protein 18-like, producing the protein MAKRTKAKRETKSKKITLKMAQNCVELTLDGKRRLDLSFKGVTAVPKCVQKLFHMDEVDLSRNMIRKIPDFIAQFIKMTVLDLHSNYLEELPVAIGYLQNLKVLNLCNNRLTSLPSELGLLNKLQTLNLGLKQLEALPASIGALEELRHIGLSDNRFTRLPGCLLKLKKLESIKMDRNPIIAEKIPTEKPVSISESFYLVKESFLCKECLNRCQAERKELREE